In Oncorhynchus kisutch isolate 150728-3 linkage group LG7, Okis_V2, whole genome shotgun sequence, one DNA window encodes the following:
- the LOC116374719 gene encoding mucin-2-like, whose translation MDHVSQSQKGWSCKSQSQSTLLREDWSYVPLLTASHSSPLYPLSSISSPSQTNCSSLCSGDTETAGHSPLQWLKSHSHGCISADYATGNNICPHGNQDQHGLHSNSCNLSHSISLRKFKRPPVPPTRSTSLRRKPARGKPLRYNFNNPGDREEVVMSLQTPSPAPVSPLVSPVVFEVFEDPWVPRCLSISSLGERGTADAASQVPHFHSFQDQVYPPSYRLKQPHHSASRSASTGGLSLPMGPKTAASFPNMATSAGRLQRLASNSSGYYSQCNTLTSSLPQTTSSPLTSSSSSPLTSSSSLPLTSSLPRTCSTPGRGRPKPPIPERKSSLLSSPSSSFSSTSSLSSYTSADSARYPPLSPLTLLPESNTPSSLPPPYPSLPQQQSLPSPPPLPQLCISRTLPSPLPLTQPSLPAPPPLPQPFLSSPPPLPQPSLPTPLTSPPSLFSPSRTCAVRQTQPHPFYTPVTPVSHVTSLPGFPPPPSPELLEDLDLSINSHPTPPPPPPPPPPPPPPPYTHTPTPPSPLQSLSRVSPGRPPRPLITTQALQRVTLRSVKRPQEKSPQELTSIMLTNPTSANVEQSQDSNDATLTSMMLTNATPANDGRQCPESTDAKLTSITLTNAMSSNDAQQSPESIDAEINGITLTCALERVEGMDATLTSTVLESVERINAILTGAEERQTTGVQKMAANSSGTMLAYFQKRLETNDAMLKAATKTPSESGPPCSTPTTTQQTDRTRESVPPCSTPTTTHHTDRTRESVPPCFTPTTTQQTDRTRESVPPCSTPTTTQHTDRTRESVPPCFTPTTTQHTDRTRESVPPCFTPTTTQHTDRTRESGPPCSTPTTTQHTDRTRESVPPCSTPTTTQHTDKTRESVPPCFTPTTTQHTDRTRESVPPCFTPTTTQHTDRTRESGPPCSTPTTTQHTDRTRESVGTEDALRPSTTPQMPRTPQKPRIPENPRTPEAVMIEKPRTLEKPKTLEKPRTLEKPRTLEKPRTPEKPNVVVLSRPLRAVVLSSSSPAVNRGPALQNGEHKPRQETTPCLTNGQLEHLTCANTLTHSPATPYSTPHKEKPPVALKNPKRSLLRTHQTDTATPPLVLTSTPPQPFVPETSPFLGIQLAQTESQTETQPKPKPEFPFLKRYQSEYYVAELPSRPCPPVPCVPELPTRPCPPVPCVLELPSRPCPPVPCVTELSSRPSPPAPCVPELPSRPCPPVPCVTELPSRPSPPAPCVPELPTRPCPPVPCVPELPPRLSPTAPCVPKLPTRPSPPAPCVPKLLPRPCPPVPCVPKLLPRPSPTAPCVPKLLPRPCPPAPCVPEPQQESCPLEMETDIETKLESGSVPYTELGRSEPEPEEMWVMQKEEENEERENVHITLMLGRREEEDRQMGAIEEDSRDSGSFSPEENRDALSSGLSTEEGELEEERMEWEKRGERRSLETDGASSSTGSLSSREDNGEVFDISSAEKMVPPTRPRTTEDLFAARHRYVVTRIAT comes from the exons ATG GACCATGTCTCCCAGAGCCAGAAGGGTTGGAGCTGCAAATCCCAGAGTCAGAGCACATTGCTCAGGGAGGACTGGAGCTACGTGCCCCTGCTGACCGCCAGCCATTCCTCCccactctaccctctctcctccatctcctccccctctcagacCAACTGCAGCTCTCTCTGCTCCGGGGATACAGAGACCGCCGGACACTCCCCCTTGCAGTGGCTCAAGTCCCACAGCCACGGCTGCATTTCTGCCGACTACGCCACCGGCAACAACATCTGTCCCCACGGTAACCAAGACCAGCACGGTCTCCATAGCAACAGCTGTAACTTGTCACACAGTATCTCGCTAAGGAAGTTCAAGAGGCCCCCCGTTCCCCCTACCCGTTCCACATCGCTAAGGCGTAAACCTGCTCGGGGAAAACCACTGCGCTACAACTTCAACAAccctggagatagagaggaggtggtGATGAGTCTCCAGACCCCAAGTCCTGCTCCCGTTTCCCCTCTGGTCTCCCCTGTGGTGTTCGAGGTGTTCGAGGATCCTTGGGTCCCTCGCTGTCTCAGCATCAGCAGTCTGGGGGAAAGGGGAACTGCTGATGCAGCCAGTCAGGTCCCTCACTTCCACAGCTTCCAGGACCAGGTCTACCCTCCCAGCTACCGCCTCAAGCAGCCTCACCACTCTGCGTCCCGCTCAGCCAGTACTGGAGGGCTGAGCCTGCCTATGGGACCTAAAACGGCCGCTTCTTTTCCAAACATGGCCACCTCTGCAGGGAGACTGCAGCGTCTGGCTTCCAACTCCAGCGGATACTACAGCCAGTGCAACACTCTAACATCTTCCTTACCCCAAaccacctcctcacccctcacttcctcctcctcctcacccctcacttcctcctcctccctgcccctcacctcctcccttcccAGGACTTGTTCTACCCCtggcagaggaaggcccaaaccCCCCATCCCAGAGAGAaagtcctccctcctctcctccccctcttcctccttttcttccacttcctccctctcttcctacaCCTCTGCTGACTCTGCCagatacccccctctctcccctcttacaCTCCTCCCTGAGTCCAACActccttcctctctacctccaccctaCCCATCCCTTCCGCAACAACaatcactcccctctcctcctcctctccctcaactGTGCATCTCTcgtactctcccctctccccttcctctaacTCAGCCTTCTCTCcccgctcctcctcctctacctcagccattcctttcctcacctcctcctctaccccagccatccctccccactcctctaacttctcccccttccctcttttctccctcacGTACCTGTGCAGTGCGACAGACTCAGCCCCACCCCTTTTatacacctgttacacctgtcaGTCATGTGACATCATTGCCAGgattccctcctcctccttcccctgagCTCTTAGAGGATTTAGACCTCTCAATCAACAGCCATCctactccccctcctcccccacctccgcCACCTCCGCCACCTCCTCCCCCTTACACCCACACCCCTACACCACCTTCCCCCCTCCAGAGCCTCTCCAGAGTGAGTCCAGGACGGCCCCCCCGCCCCTTGATCACAACCCAAGCCCTGCAGAGAGTCACCCTGCGCTCTGTCAAGAGGCCACAAGAGAAATCCCCACAGGAGCTAACTAGCATTATGCTAACAAACCCTACATCAGCTAATGTCGAACAAAGCCAAGATAGCAATGATGCTACACTAACTAGCATGATGCTAACCAATGCAACCCCAGCTAATGATGGCCGGCAGTGCCCAGAGAGCACCGATGCTAAGCTAACTAGCATTACGCTAACCAACGCTATGTCAAGTAATGATGCCCAGCAGAGCCCAGAGAGCATTGATGCAGAGATAAATGGCATCACGCTAACCTGCGccctggagagagtggagggcaTGGATGCCACACTAACCAGCACTGTGTTAGAGAGTGTGGAGAGGATCAATGCTATTCTTACTGGGGCTGAAGAGAGACAGACCACTGGCGTTCAGAAAATGGCTGCCAATTCATCTGGCACTATGCTAGCATATTTCCAAAAGAGACTTGAAACCAATGATGCTATGCTAAAGGCAGCCACAAAGACACCGTCAGAGTCTGGCCCTCCCTGCTCCACACCGACCACTACTCAGCAGACTGACAGAACCAGAGAGTCTGTCCCTCCATGCTCCACACCGACCACTACTCACCACACTGACAGAACCAGAGAGTCTGTCCCTCCCTGCTTCACACCGACCACTACTCAGCAGACTGACAGAACCAGAGAGTCTGTCCCTCCCTGCTCCACACCGACCACTACTCAGCACACTGACAGAACCAGAGAGTCTGTCCCTCCCTGCTTCACACCGACCACTACTCAGCACACTGACAGAACCAGAGAGTCTGTCCCTCCCTGCTTCACACCGACCACTACTCAGCACACTGACAGAACCAGAGAGTCTGGCCCTCCCTGCTCCACACCGACCACTACTCAGCACACTGACAGAACCAGAGAGTCTGTCCCTCCCTGCTCCACACCGACCACTACTCAGCACACTGACAAAACCAGAGAGTCTGTCCCTCCCTGCTTCACACCGACCACTACTCAGCACACTGACAGAACCAGAGAGTCTGTCCCTCCCTGCTTCACACCGACCACTACTCAGCACACTGACAGAACCAGAGAGTCTGGCCCTCCCTGCTCCACACCGACCACTACTCAGCACACTGACAGAACCAGAGAGTCTGTTGGAACAGAAGACGCCCTCCGTCCCTCAACAACCCCACAGATGCCTAGAACCCCTCAGAAGCCTAGAATCCCAGAGAACCCTAGAACTCCAGAGGCTGTAATGATAGAGAAGCCTAGAACACTGGAGAAGCCCAAAACACTGGAGAAGCCTAGAACACTGGAGAAGCCCAGAACACTGGAGAAGCCTAGAACCCCAGAAAAGCCTAACGTGGTTGTTCTCTCTAGGCCACTGAGAGCAGTGGTTTTAAGTTCTAGCTCTCCTGCTGTGAACAGAGGACCAGCGTTACAGAACGGAGAACACAAGCCTCGACAGGAGACCACACCCTGCCTCACCAACGGCCAACTAGAGCACTTAACGTgtgcaaacacactcacacactcccctGCTACCCCCTACTCCACCCCCCACAAAGAGAAGCCTCCTGTTGCACTAAAGAACCCTAAACGATCTCTACTGAGGacacaccagacagacacagCAACCCCACCACTCGTACTGACAAGTACACCTCCACAGCCCTTTGTCCCAGAGACATCACCCTTTCTGGGGATACAATTGGCACAGACAGAGTCCCAGACAGAGACCCAGCCAAAGCCAAAGCCTGAATTCCCATTCCTGAAACGCTACCAGTCAGAATACTATGTAGCGGAGTTACCATCAAGGCCCTGTCCTCCAGTACCCTGTGTACCAGAGTTACCAACAAGGCCCTGTCCTCCAGTACCCTGTGTACTAGAGTTACCATCAAGGCCCTGTCCTCCAGTACCCTGTGTTACAGAGTTATCATCAAGGCCCTCTCCTCCAGCACCCTGTGTACCAGAGTTACCATCAAGGCCCTGTCCTCCAGTACCCTGTGTTACAGAGTTACCATCAAGGCCCTCTCCTCCAGCACCCTGTGTACCAGAGTTACCAACAAGGCCCTGTCCTCCAGTACCATGTGTACCAGAGTTACCACCAAGGCTCTCTCCTACAGCACCCTGTGTACCAAAATTACCAACAAGGCCCTCTCCTCCAGCACCCTGTGTACCAAAGTTACTACCAAGGCCCTGTCCTCCAGTACCCTGTGTGCCAAAGTTACTACCAAGGCCCTCTCCTACAGCACCCTGTGTACCAAAGTTACTACCAAGGCCCTGTCCTCCAGCACCCTGTGTACCAGAGCCACAGCAGGAGTCCTGTCCACTGGAGAtggagacagatatagagacaaAGCTAGAGAGTGGCTCTGTGCCATACACAGAGTTGGGGAGATCAGAACCTGAACCAGAGGAGATGTGGGTGATGCAGAaggaagaagagaatgaagagagagagaatgtgcacATCACACTGAtgctggggaggagagaggaggaggacagacagatgggaGCCATTGAGGAGGACAGCAGAGATTCTGGAAGTTTCTCTCCGGAAGAGAATAGAGATGCTCTTAGCAGTGGACTGTCAACTGAAGAGGGtgaactggaggaggagaggatggaatgggagaagaggggagagaggcgcAGTCTGGAGACAGACGGGGCCAGCAGCTCCACAGGATCTCTGAGCTCCAGAGAGGACAACG gtgaggtGTTTGACATTTCTTCAGCGGAGAAGATGGTGCCACCAACACGACCGCGGACTACTGAGGACCTGTTTGCTGCCAGACACAGGTATGTCGTGACACGTATTGCTACTTGA
- the LOC116374720 gene encoding mucin-1-like: MIAYVDCLSPELVGGDGVRVGARCWKGGYSEDEDELLPLCSKDVRKMPSLQPKSEGSLRRRLLTSKIHQQRDTLWAPRPLAQGLLDNQGLQATQHRQDYPGPEPQAKPSPSGLLIHHLAGYSSQGLPDNQGLQATQHRQHYPGPEPQAKPSPSGLLIHHLAGYSSQGSQQHRHNAGYSLTQVQRTSYSPPTPDPHPGYSFPLQPPGGARCSHTGTPGYCNPGYCNPGYCNPAYCNTAYSTRPSSSSNPGHHNTAQGASNPSPGQGYGSTSSPPGPSYSSTLGFASQSQPSLPSNLPRQRKSFSPFNLLRRRSYNSNQIPFSHPPQSQDWRECDKKLRSDGYGSSQYFSQNPAYLSHSLSEDRLHDDKARKDRRWKKRSKLAGLSVSVLLLCLLEEKVYSSIFRRGPLGIFVPGRRRAPR, from the exons ATGATAGCGTACGTGGACTGTCTGTCCCCTGAGCTGGTTGGGGGAGATGGTGTGAGGGTGGGTGCTCGATGCTGGAAGGGTGGGTACAGCGAGGACGAGGATGAGTTGCTTCCTCTCTGCTCGAAAGATGTCCGAAAGATGCCCTCCCTGCAGCCCAAGAGCGAGGGCAGTTTGAGACGTCGTCTGCTCACCTCCAAGATCCACCAGCAACGAGACACACTGTGGGCTCCCAGGCCTCTTGCACAGGGTCTCCTGGACAACCAAGGCCTCCAGGCGACGCAACACAGACAGGACTACCCTGGGCCTGAGCCCCAGGCCAAACCCAGCCCTTCCGGCCTGCTGATCCACCACCTAGCAGGCTACTCGTCACAGGGTCTCCCGGACAACCAAGGCCTCCAGGCGACGCAACACAGACAGCACTACCCTGGCCCAGAGCCCCAGGCCAAACCCAGCCCTTCCGGCCTGCTGATCCACCACCTAGCAGGCTACTCGTCACAGGGTTCCCAGCAACATAGGCACAACGCAGGCTACTCCTTGACCCAGGTACAGAGGACCAGCTATTCTCCCCCGACCCCCGACCCCCATCCTGGGTACAGCTTCCCCCTACAACCTCCAGGAGGAGCCAGATGCAGCCACACTGGAACCCCAGGATACTGTAACCCAGGATACTGTAACCCAGGATACTGTAACCCAGCATACTGTAACACAGCCTACTCCACAAGGCCCAGCAGCAGCTCTAACCCAGGACACCACAACACTGCACAAGGAGCCAGCAACCCTTCTCCAGGACAGGGATACGGCTCTACCTCCTCCCCCCCGGGACCCAGCTACAGCTCTACATTAGGGTTTGCATCCCAGTCCCAGCCCAGCCTCCCCTCTAACCTGCCCAGGCAGAGAAAGAGCTTCTCTCCCTTCAACCTGCTCCGACGGCGCAGCTACAACTCCAACCAGATCCCCTTCTCACATCCACCTCAAAGCCAAGACTGGAGAG agtgTGACAAGAAGCTAAGGAGTGATGGGTACGGCAGTTCACAGTACTTCTCTCAAAACCCCGCCTACCTCAGTCATAGCCtatcagaggacaggctgcatGATGACAAGGCCAGGAAGGACAGAAGATGGaaaaag aGGTCCAAGCTGGCTggactgtctgtctcagtcctgcTTCTCTGCCTGCTGGAGGAGAAAG TCTACAGCAGCATCTTCAGACGAGGACCTCTTGGCATATTCGTTCCGGGCCGCCGCCGAGCCCCCCGTTGA